The Fluviicola sp. genome segment TTGTATGAAATCAAGTTACCTTTTTTTATCGGGATTCCCCAAAAAAAATCTGAAAGAGAAGAAGTCGATTAATTATCCGTCCAAAGTTCAATCAGGGTTTTGAAGCGGGATTCCACCATCTTCTCACACGCTGCAAAAAGAAAAAAACAGAAAGAGTTTGCGTTTACATTGAAAAAAAAATCTAGTTAATCTTCTTCAAAAATGAAAGCTACCTTTTCGGCATACCCTAAAGTATATAACGTTGATCTAAGCATTAATTTGATCGCTTTTTTTCCGGCAGTGGTTTTAAAATATTTTTCTCTGTTTCTTGCATCTTTCTCGAAGAGATAGAATTCACAAAAGATCAGTTTCAATGGTCTTCTATTTGAAGTACTTTTTACGTTTCCATAATTGTGACTTTTTAATCGGTTCTCCAGGTTAGATGAGTATCCAATATATAGCATTGCGTCTTTTTCGCTAAACAAAACATAAGTACAAAAAGGAAGTGGTTGTGTCATACTTTAAGATAATTAAAATTACTTAACCATTTTAAAATGACAGAAGAATTATTTGTGTGATTTCCGCAGTAGATGTCGTTCCGCCATCACTACGGACCCACCTACCACAAAGTGAAAAGGTCATTCCTAATAAGGGAATGACCTTTTTCTACTTTCGTGGTGGTGGGAGATGAGGGATTCGAACCCCCGACCCCCTGCTTGTAAGGCAGGTGCTCTGAACCAACTGAGCTAATCTCCCAATTTTGGGATTTTGATTCCCGACCCTTCCGATTTTAATCGGAATGCTCTGAACCAATTTTCCTGTTTTTTGCTTTTCCGGTTAACCGTTGTTTCCCGATTGCGAGTGCAAATATAAGGCATTATTTCGTTTCGGCAAGCCCTTTTTGAAAAAAAACTTCAAAAAAATCGTGGACCAAAAAGAAAGAACCGAAAATTAAAATCGTATCCGCTTTGTTTGCAGATTCTTGCGCTTGTTTGAATGCTGTTAACGGAGAATTAAAAAAAAGTTTTTTTTCTATTCTCGAATCCACTTTTTCTTTCAAATCTTCGATCCGGATGCTTCTTGGATTGGAAAAAGGAGTGAAGTAAAAATGGGCGTTTTCCGGAAATTCCTTTAAAATGGCATCCAAATCCTTGTCGGAACTGGTGCCGTAGATGCAATGAAGTGCTCCTTTATTAATCTCCTGAATGGAATTGAACAAGGCATGGATCCCTTCGGCATTGTGTGCGCAGTCAACGATCGTTAACGGTTCCTGTGCGATTACTTCCATACGACCGAAGAAACCGGTATTTTTTTTCAGGTTCTGAATTCCTTTTTCACGTGTGGATTGATCAACCGTAAAACCAAGTGTTTCCAGGTAATCACAAACTGCCGATACGATCCCGTAATTTCCGACCTGATAACCGATGATTTCTTTCGGTAATGAAATGTTCGGTTCGGGAAGAATGATCTGCGATTCCATTTCTTTTGCCTTCGTTTCAAAAACAGGGAAAGTTTCGGAATCTTTTTCTCCCAATACGACCGGAGTTTGCTTTTTGATAATCCCGGCTTTTTCGTACGCTATTTTTGCGCGCGTATCACCCAATATGTTGACATGGTCGAGCCCGATGTTCGTAATCACGGAAATAAGCGGCTGAATGATGTTTGTGGCGTCTAATCTTCCGCCCAGACCAACTTCTGCAATGACTATCGAACAATTATTCTGACGAAAAAAGGCAAGCGCCATCATCCAGGTAATCTCAAAGAAGGAAGGTTGAATATTCCAGGAGTGATTTCTTACTTTTTCGCAAAATTCAATCACAAATTGTTCGTCTACCGGTTTGCCATTGATGCGGATCCGTTCCGTAAAGTCAAACAAGTGAGGAGAAGTGAACAGGCCGGTTTTTTCTCCGCTTTCCGTCAGGATGGATGCCAGCATATTCGATACGGAACCTTTTCCGTTTGTTCCGCCGACATGAATGAAGCGCATTTCTTTTTCAGGATTTCCGAAAAAAGCACTCAATTCTTCGATGTTTTTTAATCCGGGATTATAGGCTTGTGCTCCCAAATTGTGATAAGCCGGGAATTGTTGAAACAACCAGTCGATGGTTTCAGTATAGTTCATTTTAATTATTGTTGCGGCTTGAAATAATAGGTAATAGTACCTTCTTCAATGGGTTTTTCAGAATATTCGAAACGGGATTTTTTGGCATAGCTCAATGCCTGTTCCACGCAGCATGGATTGGCTCCATCGGGTGCAAGGGATTGCGTCCAGTAAACGTCACCGTTTGAATTAACCTTAACTTTTACAACGACTTTTTCGGTGATGGATCTGCCGCACATATAACCGGGAACTTTGATGTAATCCGGGTTGTTCTGAAGCGGTTTGCGTCCGTTTACATTCCATTCGGCAAGGTTTTTTCCACTTGTACCGGAATTTTCTCCCGCAGGCCTTCCGGTACCGCCATCCTGTTTTTGCTGCTGTCTTTTTTTCTCTTCACGTTCTCTTTTGCGCTTATCCATTTCTTTCTGGATTTTTTCGCGCTCAGCTGCCCCGCCTGTGAGTTCGAATTGCTTTTTTTCGAAGTCCAGAACAGATTCTTCCGTTGTTTGGGGTTTGGATTGTTCCGGCTGGGATTTCGGTTTGGAAGAAGCTTCCGTCGTTTCCGGACGATCCTCACGAATTTCCCCGCCTTCTTTCGCTTCCGGAAGCCCGTCACCGTTTTCACCCTCGTAATTGAATTGTTTGGGTGGTGTTTCTTTTACATTCTGATTATTTAAACTGAACTGTGTTGTATCGGAAACTTCGCTGAAAGACATTTCATTTAAACCCTCGTAGTTATCGATGATCGTTTTGGTGTAAATCGAACCTATTCCCAAAGCAACAGAACCCAGAAGAACATACATCATTATGACCGGCTGGCGGGTTCTTGTCTGGTAAGCGCCGTAACGTTTATTCCGGTGTTCGAAAATAGTTTTGAAATTTTTCGCGTGAAATTCTTCCCATTCACTATTGTCTACATATTGGTAGAGTGAAAAAATAATAATGAGTATAAACAGAATATATACGAATAACATAAAACCTCTTAGTAAACCAACCTAAATCTACAAGTAAAAAACGAAGAAAACAGTTTTTTAAACGACTTTAACGAAAACTAATTGGCACTGATCCGGATAACGATTGCCTCCTTCACATTTCTGGATCCGGACACTTTGTTGAATCGTGCCTGTTCTTTTACGACGTTGATAACCTGGTTGATCAGAACCATGTCGTTTGTTGTGGAGCCATTCTTGATGAAAGTCGGTTTCCCGATGATTTCCCCGCTCGGATCTACCAAAACTGACAATACGATCTTACAGTTTTCGTCGGATTGAATGTTATTGGTATTCGGCTGCTGTACCAGGAACCGTCTGACATTTCCACCGCTACCGTCCCCACCTGAACCCGGGCCATTTCCGTTTCCGTCGTCATTCCCGATTCCGTGGCCATTTCCCGTTCCCGATCCGCCGCCGCTTCCGCCTGTCCCGAATGGATTATCGCTAACGTGCTGTGCGCTTGGGGGATTGTTGTTGGGTTTGGTGGTATTGGTGTGATTGGAACCGCCGGATTTTACATGCGAACTGCTGGAACTTTGTGTCAGCAATTCTTCCATTTGTTCCGGAGTATTTTCTGCTTTTTCTGCTTTCGTAGGAGTTCCGGAACCTCCACCACCTGTACCGGTTGGCAATTGCTGGAGTTCAACAGGAACCAATTCCATTTCCATGTCCTTATACAATAATTGTTCGGGAAGCGGAGGGGTAGGAATGCGGTATCCCAGAAAATGAAGGATTGCCAACAAAAGCGCAAATGCAGATATTGCAATGATTCCTGCAACCTTGCGATCTTTGATCTCTTCAGCTTTTACTACTTCAAATGCAAATTCTTCCATGTTTTTCTTGTTGTTTTCCGGATTTGTATTTTAACTAAGTTACCACTCAATCGCGGAATCGTTCATTTTTTTAATGACTTTTAGCAAAGCTAGTTCGCTGTAATACGAATCGCAATGACCTCTTTCGTGTTTCTAGTTCCTTTTATTTTATTAAACTGCGCCTGGCTCTTTACTACATAAATCACCTGGTTGATTAAAACCATATCATTTGTAGTGGAATTTCCTTTGGTAAAGACCGGGCTTCCTACAACATTTCCATCCGGATCAACCAAAACCGAAAGAACGATCTTACAGTTTTCATCCGACTGAATGGAATTTGTGTTGGGTTGAGTAATGAGGTAGCGCTTGACTTTTTCTGCCGGTTTTGAATCTTCGTTTTGTGTATCCCAAATACCGTTTGTGCGATAATCGCGGTGAGTTCCATCATTTATTCCTCCCGTTCCGAACGGATTGTCACTCACATGCTTTGCACTTGATGGATTATTATTCGGGACATTCGTATTCGTGATAGTGGAATTTCCCGATGTGACGTGTGCAGAACTGTTTGCTGCAGTCAGTATTCGTTCCGTTTGTAAAGGAGTTATTTCCGTTTTGCTGGCCTTTGCCGGAGTTCCCGATTGGCTTCCCTGGCGCACCTGTTCCAAAATTTGCGGATCGAGCGGAATGAAAGCCATTTCTTT includes the following:
- a CDS encoding GIY-YIG nuclease family protein, which gives rise to MTQPLPFCTYVLFSEKDAMLYIGYSSNLENRLKSHNYGNVKSTSNRRPLKLIFCEFYLFEKDARNREKYFKTTAGKKAIKLMLRSTLYTLGYAEKVAFIFEED
- a CDS encoding folylpolyglutamate synthase/dihydrofolate synthase family protein, translating into MNYTETIDWLFQQFPAYHNLGAQAYNPGLKNIEELSAFFGNPEKEMRFIHVGGTNGKGSVSNMLASILTESGEKTGLFTSPHLFDFTERIRINGKPVDEQFVIEFCEKVRNHSWNIQPSFFEITWMMALAFFRQNNCSIVIAEVGLGGRLDATNIIQPLISVITNIGLDHVNILGDTRAKIAYEKAGIIKKQTPVVLGEKDSETFPVFETKAKEMESQIILPEPNISLPKEIIGYQVGNYGIVSAVCDYLETLGFTVDQSTREKGIQNLKKNTGFFGRMEVIAQEPLTIVDCAHNAEGIHALFNSIQEINKGALHCIYGTSSDKDLDAILKEFPENAHFYFTPFSNPRSIRIEDLKEKVDSRIEKKLFFNSPLTAFKQAQESANKADTILIFGSFFLVHDFFEVFFQKGLAETK